The DNA region TGTTGCTATTATTATTAAAAGAAGAGTTGTTATTATAATCTATCAAATAAGAAATATTTTTTATAGTATCATTATAGTCTTTTAAAGATTTTGAATATCTGTTAAGTGAATCTTTATATTCTGTAATTAAACTATAAGTTTTAGCCTCTGTAGCTGATAATGTATTATAAAAATCTCTTGCTTCTTTTTGTTTATAATATGCATCAAAACCTGTATAGATTAAAGATGCAAAAATTAATACAAAAAATAGTATCATAAAATTATTAATAGGTAAGCTTAAGCCTTTTTCTTCATTATTGTAAAATATTAATATGCTTCTTTCATGATTACCTTTTTTCATGATAGCTGATATTATTTTATTGAAGAAATTTCTTATAGGCAAAGTTGAATCATATATTTTAGAAATAGATATTTTCAAATGATAAAGCTTATTATGATTTTTTTTGTATGTTGTTTTTTTATTATAATATTTTGGATATTTCGCAGCTTGTTTTTTATTATTAGATTTAAAATTATTTACAAATTTATTAGCTACTTTACTTTTATCTTTAGATGTTTCCTGTATATAATATTCGTCTAATTTGATATTAGATTTTGTCTCAAAAGTATCTCGCGTTTGAATAATAGACCTCCAGCTTATAAATCAAATAAAGTATTCTCTTTATAATTATCGTTATTTTTTACATTAATATTTAAATAGCTATACGCTTTTATTGTAGCAACTCTTCCTTTTGGTGTTCTTTTAATAAAACCAGATTGTATTAAATATGGTTCTATTACATCTTCTATAGTTTCTATCTGCTCAGATAATGAAACAGATATAGTATCTACACCAACAGGTCCTCCATTATAATTTTTTATTATAGTATCTAAGTACTGTTTGTCAAGGGCTTCAAAGCCATTTTTGTCAACACCCAACTTCTCTAAAGATTCGGATGCAAACTTTTCATCTATTTTTAAAACATCAGAAACCGTAGCAAAGTCAAACACTCTTCTAAGTAATCTATTAACTATTCTAGGTGTTCCTCTAGACCTTGATGCTATAGAAATTGCAGCCGAGTCTGTTATATCGATATTAAGAAACTTTGAGCTTCTTTTTACTATATCTGCTAAATCTTCGTTTGTATAAAACTCAAGTCTCTCCACTATTCCAAATCTATCATATAAAGGAGTGCTTAATAGTCCGCTTCTTGTTGTAGCTCCTATTAAAGTAAATTTTGGAAGTTTTACTCTAAAGCTTTTAGCACTTGTACCTTCTCCTACCTTTATATCAACAAAAAAATCTTCCATTGCCGAATAAAGTACTTCTTCAACAACCGTTCTAAGTCTATGTATTTCATCTATAAATAATATATCTTTTTCCCCTAATGTTGTTAGTATAGATGCTAAATCACCAGGGCGTTCTATTACTGGGGCAGAAGTTGCTTTGATATTGCTTCCTAACTCTTCTGCTATTATTTGAGCTAGAGTAGTTTTGCCTAAACCAGGAGGTCCGTAAAATAATATATGATCCAAAGAAACATCTCTTTTTTTAGCACTATCTATAAAAACTTTTAATTTAGATTTTATATTTTCTTGCCCTATAAAATCATTGAATCCTTTTGGTCTTATAGAAGAATTATTAACATCATAAGAGTTTTCATTGGAGTTAGTTATACTTTCTTTATCCAATATTTAAAATCCATATTATTTAATTGTGCATATATTATATTATAAAAAATGATTAATAACAAATTTATTTTTTATATAAATATTATTATTTTTTATGTAAATAAATATAGTTTTATTAAATTATATATTAGTTTTTTAAGTACTCTATTATAAAAATTTACTTTCCATTTCTTTGAGCTTTTTTTAGAATATCTGCAATTTCTCTAAGTTCAAGATTCTCTGCCATATCTAAAGCAGTATCTCCATCGTCATCTTCTATATTTACATCGGCTCCTTTTTCTACTAGAAATTTAACAAATGATTCATTAGATTTTCTTGTACAAGCCCACATTAAAGAAGTGTATCCATTATAATCTTTTGCATTAATATCTGCACCTTTTTCTAATAAAACTTCAGCTAATTTTATACGATTTTCCTGAAAACTTATATTATAAAAACTACCTTCAAGCATACCAAGATATATCAAAGGAGTATATTGGTTTTTATTCTTTATGTTTACATCAGCACCTTGCTCTATTAAAAAATGAGCTATTTCAAAGTCTGGCATAGTAGTAAGAGTTTTGTTTAAAGCTGTGTATCCTTCATTATCTTGGGCATTTATATCAGCATTTTTTGAAACTAAATATTTTATTACGTCTATATTTATTTCCAAACTAGGTTTACATGCTAATATTAAAGCAGTACTTCCTCCTTTCTGAGAGTTTACATCAGCACCGTTTTCAACTAATAATTTTACTGTTTCTAAATTATTTACACCATACATTAAGGCTGTATTTCCATAATTATCGAAAGCATTTATATCAGCACCTTTTTGTATTAGAAGTTCTACCACTTTTATGTTATGAAGTTTGGAAGCATACATTAAAGGTGTCTCTCCATCCTCATTTGTTACATTTATATCAGCACCTTTTTGTATTAGAAGTTCTACCACTTTTATATTATGAAGTTTGGAAGCAT from Brachyspira pilosicoli P43/6/78 includes:
- a CDS encoding M23 family metallopeptidase gives rise to the protein MQETSKDKSKVANKFVNNFKSNNKKQAAKYPKYYNKKTTYKKNHNKLYHLKISISKIYDSTLPIRNFFNKIISAIMKKGNHERSILIFYNNEEKGLSLPINNFMILFFVLIFASLIYTGFDAYYKQKEARDFYNTLSATEAKTYSLITEYKDSLNRYSKSLKDYNDTIKNISYLIDYNNNSSFNNNSNNDNDINKTLNEIDRYQKNILTFMDVSSIIHKEIPVGWPVAGGGRISSGFGARLSPFTQEKSYHYGVDIAGPYGTPILAAADGKVVFAGWKNGYGWFVLIEHANGYQTGYGHNSELLVHGGQQVKRGQKIAMIGNTGRTTGIHCHFEVRIAGDHKNPMPYLNARF
- the ruvB gene encoding Holliday junction branch migration DNA helicase RuvB translates to MDKESITNSNENSYDVNNSSIRPKGFNDFIGQENIKSKLKVFIDSAKKRDVSLDHILFYGPPGLGKTTLAQIIAEELGSNIKATSAPVIERPGDLASILTTLGEKDILFIDEIHRLRTVVEEVLYSAMEDFFVDIKVGEGTSAKSFRVKLPKFTLIGATTRSGLLSTPLYDRFGIVERLEFYTNEDLADIVKRSSKFLNIDITDSAAISIASRSRGTPRIVNRLLRRVFDFATVSDVLKIDEKFASESLEKLGVDKNGFEALDKQYLDTIIKNYNGGPVGVDTISVSLSEQIETIEDVIEPYLIQSGFIKRTPKGRVATIKAYSYLNINVKNNDNYKENTLFDL